Below is a genomic region from Bacillus mycoides.
AAAAAGAATTAGAAAAGAAAGAAGCGGAAGAACAAGCTCTTAAGCAAGAAGATGAAAAGCGTCTAGCTGATGAACAAGCTCGTAAACAACAAGAAGAGCAAAAACGTCTAGCTGATGAACAGGCTCGTAAACAACAAGAAGAGCAAAAACGTCTAGCTGATGAACAGGCTCGTAAACAACAAGAAGAGCAAAAACGCCAAGCTGATGAACAGGCTCGTAAACAACAAGAAGAGCAAAAACGCCAGGCTGATGAACAAGCTCGCAAACAACAAGAGGACCAGCAAAAAGCACAGCAAGCTCAAACACAACCAGCTGCAAGTAACAATAGTAATGTAACTTACAAAAATTGTACTGAAGTTAAAAATGCTGGAAAAGCTCCATTATATAGAGATCAACCAGGTTATAGCTCTAAACTTGATCGTGATGGCGATGGAGTTGCATGTGAAAAATAGTAGTAAAAAAGAAGCTTCTAGTAAGCTTCTTTTTTTATTATCAGAAACTATTGCGACAAATTACCCTCCCTCTCCCTTTTATAAAACTCATTTTATTATTCTCAAAAATGACACATAATAAGTGATTTAAATCACCACATTGATTTTAATTTATCGCTATTCTTGATTTAGATATTACATTTAAATTTTATGGAGGCATTCATATGAAACATACATTTACTGAAACTTCAATTATCGGTGAGATTGTAACACAATTCCCGAAAGCTAGTGATCTTTTTAAATCATATAGAATAGACTTTTGTTGTGGTGGTAGTAGACCACTTATTGATGCAATTAATGAAAGAAATTTATCAGTAACAGAGGTAATCACAGAGTTAAATACGCTTTATAATAATACGAAACTATTAAACGAATCTGAAATTGATTGGAAAAATGCTTCTTATCAAGAATTGATTGATTATGTGATTAATAAGCATCATCGCTATTTAAATGAAGAGTTGCCACAGCTAAGTCCCTATGTGACGAAAGTATTACGCGTTCATGGAGCAAATCAGCCTCATTTAGCTCAAATTCATAAACTATTTCATGAACTTAAAATGGAATTAGAACAACATTTAATTAAAGAAGAAACGGAAGATTTTCCGTTAATTTTAGAATTCGAACAAAATCCAACTAATGAAAACTATGCAAAGTTACGTAAAGTAGTAGACGAATTGGAGGATGAACATAACCACGCTGGCAATATTATTAAAGAACTTCGTAAGGTGACAAATGACTTTACTCCACCAGAAGGAGCTTGCGGCACTTATCGCCTTGTTTACCAGCGCCTTGAAGCCATTGAATCTGATTTATTTGAGCATATTCATTTAGAAAATAATATTTTATTTCCGCGTGCAATTTCAAGAGCATAAATAAAGTGCAGGACATGAGTATAAATGCTCATGTCCTGCTTTTTCATTGTGTGAAAAATATTCACGCTTCCCCCGCCTTTTCACTGAGTAGCTTGATATAATCTAATTTATTGAAGGAATATGTTAGATTGCATTAAGGAGTTGTATTTATGAAAGAAAAAATGATTAAACAACATTTACGAGAGGTCTTCCTCTTTTAAGAGATTTCAGAAGAAGAACTACATCCTGCCTCTCTTCTTTAATCCCACTAAAAAACAAGTCCTCTCATAAAGTAAAACTTCTAATCAAATGTTCACTCCTTTAATACGTCTCTCTTACATACCCTTACTATAAGGGGGGGGAAAATACAGATGTGACATTTCGCACAGTTCAAGAGATTGTCAAAAATTCAGTAGAAAATAAGTTTGAGAGAAATTATTCGGAAACAAAGGTTTCTTTGTTCGGTTGTGAAGTTTTAG
It encodes:
- a CDS encoding excalibur calcium-binding domain-containing protein, whose product is MAVLSNIGVALFFIAFILLILCIISFFKKNGKAKQYGRPTVILFMISILLIGMGTTKSEHPVIDFFATLSLILFIFFLVLAILSVIKKTGVAKKQFIITAILFVIFVALSSISAPSSEKTAATSKKVASNNAEQKESEKKKELEKKEAEEQALKQEDEKRLADEQARKQQEEQKRLADEQARKQQEEQKRLADEQARKQQEEQKRQADEQARKQQEEQKRQADEQARKQQEDQQKAQQAQTQPAASNNSNVTYKNCTEVKNAGKAPLYRDQPGYSSKLDRDGDGVACEK
- the ric gene encoding iron-sulfur cluster repair di-iron protein encodes the protein MKHTFTETSIIGEIVTQFPKASDLFKSYRIDFCCGGSRPLIDAINERNLSVTEVITELNTLYNNTKLLNESEIDWKNASYQELIDYVINKHHRYLNEELPQLSPYVTKVLRVHGANQPHLAQIHKLFHELKMELEQHLIKEETEDFPLILEFEQNPTNENYAKLRKVVDELEDEHNHAGNIIKELRKVTNDFTPPEGACGTYRLVYQRLEAIESDLFEHIHLENNILFPRAISRA